Proteins encoded by one window of Microbacterium testaceum:
- a CDS encoding GNAT family N-acetyltransferase, producing MASLDTLTLPLDPTSAADLAASGLEYERVDADGDGFRPFQRAVARGFLGAESTDDEAENARKTLRTRRLTAVYDRRGVEPAVPVGTIDSWASELTTSPGRVAPLWSISAVTVAATHRRRGIARAMIGGELRTAAAAGFAIAGLTVTEATIYGRWGFSPAAWASDVQINTGRARWTGPTAPGRLDFVPREAVVERVAAVHERVRVQRPGSVPGWDGRWRGIAGLAPGDKSGERVRAVAYRGADGDETGILVYTIDERDDFSAHELEVRALFAVDTEASAALWRFAIEHDLVGRVKAWLQPAVPPVQWMVADRRAVTATLTDHHWLRILDVPGALGSRRYAGALDVVLRVADPLDFAAGTWRLRVDADGEAVVTRTDESEASEVELTVGALSSLLLGGVRSTELAHAGLVRAGADVLASVDRAFTPEASPLLDIWY from the coding sequence ATGGCATCCCTCGACACTCTGACGCTGCCCCTCGACCCGACCTCCGCCGCCGACCTCGCCGCCTCCGGGCTCGAATACGAGCGGGTGGATGCCGACGGCGACGGGTTCCGTCCGTTCCAGCGGGCGGTCGCCCGGGGTTTCCTGGGCGCGGAGTCGACCGACGACGAGGCCGAGAACGCGCGCAAGACCCTGCGGACCCGCCGTCTGACGGCGGTCTACGACCGTCGGGGCGTCGAGCCCGCGGTGCCGGTCGGCACGATCGACTCGTGGGCCTCCGAGCTGACGACCTCGCCGGGGCGCGTCGCCCCGCTGTGGTCCATCAGCGCCGTCACGGTGGCCGCGACGCACCGTCGCCGGGGGATCGCGCGCGCGATGATCGGCGGTGAACTGCGGACGGCGGCCGCGGCCGGCTTCGCCATCGCGGGCCTCACCGTCACCGAGGCGACGATCTACGGGCGCTGGGGTTTCTCGCCCGCCGCGTGGGCCTCCGATGTGCAGATCAACACGGGCCGCGCCCGCTGGACGGGCCCGACGGCACCCGGGCGGCTCGACTTCGTGCCGCGCGAGGCGGTCGTGGAGCGTGTGGCAGCCGTCCACGAGCGAGTGCGCGTCCAGCGCCCCGGGTCGGTACCCGGGTGGGACGGGCGCTGGCGCGGGATCGCGGGTCTCGCGCCCGGCGACAAGTCGGGCGAGAGGGTCCGCGCGGTCGCCTATCGTGGCGCGGACGGCGACGAGACGGGCATCCTCGTCTACACGATCGACGAGCGCGACGACTTCTCGGCGCACGAGCTCGAGGTTCGTGCCCTGTTCGCCGTCGACACCGAGGCGTCCGCGGCCCTCTGGCGATTCGCGATCGAGCACGACCTCGTCGGTCGGGTGAAAGCGTGGCTGCAGCCCGCCGTGCCGCCGGTGCAGTGGATGGTCGCCGACCGTCGCGCCGTGACGGCGACCCTCACCGACCACCATTGGCTGCGCATCCTCGATGTGCCCGGGGCCCTGGGCTCGCGGCGGTACGCGGGAGCACTCGACGTGGTGCTCCGCGTGGCCGACCCGCTCGACTTCGCCGCGGGAACGTGGCGTCTGCGCGTCGACGCGGACGGAGAAGCCGTCGTCACCCGGACGGACGAAAGCGAGGCGTCGGAGGTCGAGCTGACGGTCGGTGCCCTGAGCTCGCTCCTGCTCGGCGGGGTGCGCTCGACGGAGCTCGCCCACGCGGGACTCGTGCGAGCAGGGGCCGACGTCCTCGCCTCCGTCGATCGGGCTTTCACCCCCGAGGCGAGTCCGCTGCTCGACATCTGGTACTGA
- a CDS encoding zf-HC2 domain-containing protein, whose amino-acid sequence MSDCGCDKARRDLEEYLRNEVCKTQQKDIREHLENCPGCQDEALVARTLTEVVARACKETAPDELRDQVLSRLRAIQATH is encoded by the coding sequence ATGAGCGACTGCGGCTGCGACAAGGCGCGACGCGACCTTGAGGAGTACCTCCGCAACGAGGTCTGCAAGACCCAGCAGAAGGACATCCGGGAGCACCTCGAGAACTGCCCCGGATGCCAGGACGAGGCCCTCGTGGCACGGACGCTGACCGAGGTGGTCGCGCGCGCGTGCAAAGAGACGGCGCCCGACGAACTCCGCGACCAGGTGCTCTCGCGCCTGCGCGCCATCCAGGCCACCCACTGA